One genomic window of Candidatus Cloacimonadota bacterium includes the following:
- the lysS gene encoding lysine--tRNA ligase: MAENQFIKLRKEKLGKIRALGIDPYPVQSERSHKIGEVLEDKDSWIEQNTNVTLVGRLVAMRRQGKIGFGNIEDDSGKIQLYVSQSELGEENYSLFKLCDAGDFVQASGILFNTQTGEYSLKCSNIKMLSKNIRPLPAVKEKVVDGKTLRYDEFADIELRYRKRYLDLLLNPDHRKVFELRSRIVSAARRYMDSRGYIEVETPILQPLYGGANARPFITHHNTLDVDLYLRIAVELYLKRLIVGGFERVYEIGKNFRNEGMDRTHNPEFTMMESYEAYSDLHGMMDLVEGLIKHLALDIVGKDTFVYQGHTVYLGGTWRRASMPQLVSDATGLDVLSETEENLLAFCKQHEMEVPPGSAKGKLIALIYEHFVEEKLIEPTFVCDFPKEISPLAKARPDNPLLADRFELIIAGGEFANAFSELNDPLDQRERLEAQAKLRAMGDDEANVVDEDFLEALEYGMPPMGGQGIGIDRLVMLLTENDSIKEVILFPQMKPGI; encoded by the coding sequence ATGGCTGAAAACCAATTTATAAAGCTTCGCAAAGAGAAGCTGGGTAAGATTCGCGCTCTGGGCATAGATCCCTATCCCGTTCAGAGCGAGCGCAGCCACAAAATCGGCGAAGTCCTGGAAGATAAAGATTCCTGGATAGAGCAAAATACCAATGTTACCCTGGTGGGACGCCTCGTTGCGATGCGCCGCCAGGGTAAGATCGGTTTTGGCAATATCGAAGACGATAGCGGCAAAATCCAGCTCTATGTATCCCAAAGTGAATTGGGCGAGGAAAACTACAGCCTGTTCAAACTATGCGATGCCGGAGATTTTGTGCAGGCAAGCGGTATTCTCTTCAATACTCAAACCGGAGAATACTCTCTGAAATGCTCAAACATCAAAATGCTCAGTAAAAACATCCGTCCGCTCCCCGCAGTAAAAGAAAAAGTGGTGGATGGCAAAACTCTGCGTTACGATGAATTTGCCGATATCGAATTGCGTTATCGAAAACGCTACCTGGATTTGCTCCTGAATCCGGATCACCGCAAGGTCTTTGAATTGCGCAGCCGCATTGTGTCAGCTGCCCGCAGATATATGGATTCCCGAGGTTATATCGAGGTGGAAACCCCCATCCTGCAGCCTCTTTACGGCGGAGCCAATGCGCGTCCCTTCATTACTCATCACAACACGCTTGATGTGGATCTGTATCTTCGCATTGCCGTGGAACTGTATCTCAAACGCCTTATCGTGGGCGGTTTTGAGCGTGTGTATGAGATCGGGAAAAACTTCCGTAATGAAGGCATGGATCGCACGCATAATCCAGAATTCACCATGATGGAAAGCTACGAAGCCTATTCCGACTTACATGGCATGATGGACCTGGTGGAAGGGCTCATCAAGCATCTGGCACTGGATATTGTGGGGAAAGATACTTTTGTCTATCAAGGGCACACGGTGTATCTGGGCGGAACCTGGCGCAGAGCGTCCATGCCTCAATTGGTCTCTGATGCCACGGGATTGGATGTACTCTCCGAAACGGAGGAAAATCTTCTCGCATTTTGTAAACAGCATGAAATGGAAGTTCCTCCGGGCAGTGCCAAAGGCAAATTGATCGCTCTGATCTATGAGCACTTCGTGGAAGAAAAGCTGATAGAACCCACCTTTGTCTGTGATTTTCCTAAAGAGATCTCTCCTCTGGCGAAAGCCAGACCGGACAATCCACTTTTGGCAGACCGCTTTGAATTGATCATTGCCGGTGGTGAATTTGCCAATGCCTTCAGCGAATTGAACGATCCGCTGGATCAGCGGGAACGCCTGGAAGCTCAGGCCAAACTGCGCGCCATGGGCGATGATGAAGCCAATGTAGTGGATGAAGACTTTCTGGAAGCTCTGGAGTATGGCATGCCCCCGATGGGCGGCCAGGGAATCGGCATCGACCGCTTGGTGATGCTGCTTACGGAGAACGACTCCATCAAAGAAGTGATACTATTCCCGCAAATGAAACCCGGGATCTGA
- a CDS encoding S1 RNA-binding domain-containing protein: MSDKVRETSSKAALEELKEDYLRMLEESFQNTNEIKKGDVVEAPIVTITDNFLIVNLGGKFDAYAEISEYSDEKGVLSLQVGDILKGYVVDQNDQGYVVGKSLTKQHVDKQSIRDAYEKKIPVQGKVYSVTKGGFSVDILGARAFCPVSQISSRPVEDTTVFIGQTLDFLVIECSENCRRIVVSHRQLAEQEANEKKAEVLAHLSEGDVLSGKVMRMTSFGAFVDIGGLEGLMHVSEISWQHVIKPQDVLKTGQEIDVKILSIKGDKVALSLKALQENPFTQALNEIKEGDEVDCRILRLHNFGAFAEIKPSVEGLIPVSEMSRNRNIAHPREILKEGDFVKVQILRIDPDTQKISLSLKALQPDPWDNIDEIVAIEKPFSGVVESFTNFGVFVTISDGITGLLPRSRVRKTDNFKNGDKVELMVTAIDRDNHRITLDYTDRSPEEIAAASRPHNDDRAPRDSREGGYRSDRGDRDFGGRRGGRGRGDDEWRKYANQKTSVVEDNPFKDL, from the coding sequence ATCTTCGCATGCTCGAAGAATCCTTTCAAAACACAAACGAAATCAAAAAAGGCGATGTAGTCGAAGCCCCGATCGTTACAATTACGGACAATTTCCTGATTGTGAATTTAGGTGGCAAGTTCGACGCTTATGCTGAGATCAGCGAGTATTCCGATGAAAAAGGTGTTCTCTCCCTTCAGGTGGGAGACATTCTCAAGGGCTACGTGGTAGATCAGAACGATCAGGGCTACGTAGTTGGCAAGAGCCTCACCAAACAGCATGTGGATAAACAGTCCATTCGCGATGCATACGAAAAGAAGATCCCGGTTCAGGGAAAGGTCTATTCGGTTACCAAAGGCGGATTCAGTGTGGATATCCTTGGTGCCAGAGCTTTCTGCCCGGTCTCGCAGATTTCGAGTCGCCCCGTAGAAGACACAACCGTATTCATCGGACAGACGCTGGATTTTTTGGTGATTGAGTGTTCGGAAAACTGTCGCAGGATCGTGGTTTCCCACCGTCAATTGGCAGAACAGGAAGCGAACGAGAAAAAAGCTGAAGTATTGGCTCACCTTTCCGAAGGTGACGTACTTAGCGGAAAAGTAATGCGCATGACCTCTTTTGGCGCATTTGTGGATATCGGAGGTCTGGAAGGCTTGATGCATGTTTCCGAGATTTCCTGGCAACATGTAATCAAACCGCAAGACGTACTGAAGACTGGTCAGGAGATTGACGTGAAGATCCTCTCCATCAAGGGAGACAAAGTGGCGCTTTCTCTGAAGGCTTTGCAAGAAAATCCCTTCACTCAAGCTCTCAACGAGATCAAAGAAGGCGACGAAGTAGATTGCCGCATTCTACGCCTACACAATTTTGGCGCTTTTGCCGAGATCAAACCTAGTGTAGAAGGCCTGATCCCCGTATCTGAAATGAGCCGTAACCGCAATATCGCTCACCCGCGTGAAATCCTCAAAGAAGGGGATTTTGTAAAGGTGCAGATCCTTCGTATCGACCCGGACACCCAGAAGATTTCGCTCTCGCTGAAAGCTTTGCAGCCGGATCCATGGGACAACATCGATGAGATAGTCGCCATCGAAAAGCCTTTCTCCGGAGTGGTGGAAAGCTTTACAAACTTCGGTGTATTCGTTACCATCAGCGATGGTATCACCGGACTATTGCCCCGCTCCAGAGTGCGGAAGACTGATAATTTTAAAAACGGCGATAAAGTGGAACTGATGGTTACCGCCATCGATCGCGACAATCATAGAATTACCCTGGATTACACCGATCGCAGTCCTGAAGAGATTGCCGCAGCCAGCCGCCCGCACAATGATGACCGCGCTCCTCGTGATTCCCGCGAGGGTGGATATCGCAGCGATCGTGGCGATCGTGACTTCGGCGGACGCAGAGGTGGAAGAGGCCGTGGGGATGATGAGTGGCGCAAGTATGCCAATCAGAAAACTTCCGTGGTGGAAGACAACCCCTTCAAAGACCTGTAA